The Triticum aestivum cultivar Chinese Spring chromosome 3A, IWGSC CS RefSeq v2.1, whole genome shotgun sequence genome includes a region encoding these proteins:
- the LOC123059890 gene encoding beta-1,2-xylosyltransferease XAX1: protein MASTTAYARPSKLPGAGPGERRPAPPRLIRAFLASGAKIEPRKLGAGLLAGCCLALLTYVSLAKLYAVYSPVFATTSALLQNAPPSSSSAAPGAVAAPRPPEEPAFAGGKNGSAVDRADLTEKGPATAGSREPGVPEAVSRKEHAEKAPAPANTSAPMPSDGERKSNSSSNVGAGPMSCDENGVDEGFPYARPAVCELSGDIRVSPSQKTMYLLNPSGGGGFDEKGEKRLRPYARNDDFLLPAVVEVTVKSVASPEAAPQCTKQHRVPAVVFSVAGYTDNFFHDNTDALIPLFLTTAHLKGEVQLLITNYKPWWVQKYTPLLRKLSNYDVINFDADADVHCFSRGYLGLYRDRDLIIAPHPTRNPRNYTMVDYTRFLRAAYGLRRDQPAVLGAEPGMQPRMLIISRTGTRKLLNQDEVAAAASELGFNVTVAEAGDDVPAFAALVNSADVLLAVHGAGLTNQIFLPTNGVVLQIVPWGNMDWMATNFYGQPARDMQLRYVEYYIDEEETSLKDKYSRDHVVFKDPKALHKQGWQALADTIMKQDVKVNITRFQPFLLQAMDELQE from the exons ATGGCGTCGACGACGGCGTACGCGCGGCCGTCCAAACTGCCGGGCGCCGGCCCGGGGGAGCggaggccggcgccgccgcggcTCATCAGGGCCTTCCTCGCCTCCGGCGCCAAGATCGAGCCCAGGAAGCTCGGCGCCGGCCTGCTCGCCGGCTGCTGCCTCGCGCTCCTCACCTACGTCTCCCTCGCCAAGCTCTACGCCGTCTACTCCCCCGTCTTCG ccaccacctCGGCCCTGCTCCAGAACgccccgccgtcctcctcctcggcggccCCGGGGGCCGTGGCCGCCCCGCGCCCGCCCGAAGAACCCGCATTTGCTGGCGGCAAGAACGGCAGCGCCGTGGATCGCGCCGATCTGACGGAGAAGGGCCCGGCGACGGCCGGCTCTCGAGAGCCCGGGGTGCCCGAGGCGGTCTCGAGGAAGGAGCACGCCGAgaaggcgccggcgccggcgaacaCCTCGGCACCAATGCCAT CTGATGGAGAAAGgaagagcaacagcagcagcaatgtCGGCGCCGGTCCGATGAGCTGCGACGAAAATGGTGTGGACGAGGGGTTCCCCTACGCGCGGCCGGCGGTCTGCGAGCTGTCCGGCGACATCCGTGTCAGCCCCAGCCAGAAGACAATGTACCTCCTCAacccgtccggcggcggcggcttcgacgAGAAGGGCGAGAAGCGGCTCCGGCCCTACGCCCGGAACGACGACTTCCTCCTGCCTGCCGTGGTGGAGGTGACTGTCAAGTCTGTCGCCTCCCCTGAGGCCGCGCCACAGTGCACGAAGCAGCATCGCGTCCCCGCGGTGGTGTTCTCCGTCGCCGGGTACACGGACAACTTCTTCCACGACAACACGGACGCGCTGATCCCGTTGTTCCTCACGACGGCGCACCTGAAAGGCGAGGTGCAGCTGCTGATCACCAACTACAAGCCGTGGTGGGTGCAGAAGTACACGCCGTTGCTGCGCAAGCTCTCCAACTACGACGTGATCAActtcgacgccgacgccgacgtgcactGCTTCTCCCGCGGGTACCTCGGCCTGTACCGCGACCGCGACCTCATCATCGCCCCTCACCCGACCCGCAACCCGCGCAACTACACCATGGTGGACTACACGCGCTTCCTCCGAGCCGCGTACGGGCTCCGCCGCGACCAGCCGGCGGTGCTCGGGGCGGAGCCCGGAATGCAGCCCCGGATGCTGATCATCTCGCGCACCGGCACGCGCAAGCTGCTGAACCAGGACGAGGTGGCCGCCGCCGCGTCGGAGCTCGGGTTCAACGTGACCGTGGCCGAGGCCGGCGACGACGTGCCGGCGTTCGCGGCCCTGGTGAACTCCGCCGACGTGCTTCTGGCCGTGCACGGCGCCGGGCTGACCAACCAGATCTTCCTGCCGACCAACGGGGTGGTGCTGCAGATCGTGCCGTGGGGGAACATGGACTGGATGGCGACCAACTTCTACGGGCAGCCGGCGCGGGACATGCAGCTCCGGTACGTGGAGTACTACATCGACGAGGAGGAGACGAGCCTCAAGGACAAGTACTCGAGGGATCACGTGGTGTTCAAGGACCCCAAGGCCCTCCACAAGCAGGGGTGGCAGGCGCTCGCCGACACCATCATGAAGCAGGACGTCAAGGTGAACATCACCAGGTTCCAGCCCTTCTTGCTCCAGGCCATGGACGAGCTACAGGAGTAG
- the LOC123059891 gene encoding E3 ubiquitin-protein ligase SINA-like 3, whose protein sequence is MDGGTTSKRRVGAPGEGESSGKRQNATMGMDALDCPVCFHPLRPPIYQCSVGHFICSSCRPKLVRNKCHLCSAETTFKRCLGIERLMESVTVACSNANYGCAQKLTYYQKEEHEKECPSAPCFCPASSCSFAGPTDALLEHSASQHKWPCTTINYSEDVELCLEPGLHFLRTKDREIFLLNVALEPYGHAISVVCIQPKAINSKFKCRMSYGSFLTNYYQRSVYKIRSSSLSDGLPKGYNLILPKDEIADDGKGTLLTFSIDDPNPEVKVREPICLKPVRSV, encoded by the exons ATGGACGGGGGCACTACTAGCAAGAGACGAGTAGGAGCCCCAGGAGAGGGGGAGAGCAGCGGCAAGAGGCAGAATGCAACCATGGGGATGGACGCCCTCGACTGCCCCGTCTGCTTTCATCCCCTCAGGCCTCCCATATATCAG TGTTCTGTGGGGCATTTCATATGCTCGTCTTGCCGTCCGAAGCTTGTGCGCAACAAGTGTCACTTGTGCTCTGCCGAAACTACCTTCAAGCGCTGTCTAGGGATAGAACGTCTCATGGAATCAGTCACGGTCGCTTGCTCCAATGCCAATTATGGATGCGCCCAGAAGCTCACTTACTACCAGAAAGAAGAGCATGAGAAGGAATGCCCGAGCGCCCCATGTTTCTGCCCGGCGTCCAGCTGCAGCTTTGCAGGGCCAACAGACGCCCTCCTTGAACATTCCGCCTCCCAGCACAAGTGGCCGTGTACAACCATCAATTACTCCGAAGATGTTGAGCTCTGCCTAGAACCAGGTCTACATTTTCTTCGTACCAAAGACAGGGAAATTTTCCTGCTCAACGTGGCACTAGAGCCATATGGGCATGCCATCTCTGTCGTCTGCATCCAACCTAAAGCTATAAACTCCAAGTTCAAGTGTAGGATGTCCTATGGTTCCTTTTTAACCAACTATTATCAGAGATCAGTTTACAAGATACGAAGCTCATCATTGTCTGATGGGCTACCGAAGGGATACAACTTAATTCTGCCCAAGGATGAGATAGCTGATGATGGAAAGGGTACCTTGCTTACGTTCTCCATTGATGATCCTAATCCTGAAGTAAAGGTGCGTGAGCCCATATGTCTGAAACCAGTACGCAGTGTATGA